Proteins co-encoded in one uncultured Methanobrevibacter sp. genomic window:
- a CDS encoding GNAT family N-acetyltransferase yields the protein MFKILEKKDKHLIKEYIGTDYDKCLYLYLDFIKYGLNNNSIKIWTDLTNNEIKCVILKYYSGMHIFSKNKDCNYEEIKKIITKENPSIICAEKFLIENLANILKESKYSAEYGWVRVFSKHYQCENSCVELANESNFEEIANLIMNDPMGEFYKLDELIAQIKERHDDKFGRNYIIKHRGKIISNASTTAEIDNLAVLSNVITVPEYRGEGLATIVCSKLCNDLIDEGKKVYLINYTEESTGLYDKLGFKISCEIGKLS from the coding sequence TTAATTAAAGAATATATTGGAACAGATTATGATAAATGTTTATATTTGTATTTAGATTTTATAAAATATGGATTGAACAACAATTCAATAAAAATTTGGACAGACCTGACCAATAATGAAATCAAATGTGTTATATTGAAATATTATTCTGGAATGCATATTTTCTCCAAAAATAAAGATTGTAATTATGAAGAAATTAAAAAGATTATTACGAAAGAAAATCCCTCTATAATCTGTGCCGAAAAGTTTTTAATTGAAAACCTTGCCAATATTCTAAAAGAAAGTAAATATTCAGCAGAATATGGATGGGTTAGAGTATTTTCAAAACATTATCAATGCGAAAATTCATGTGTAGAATTAGCAAATGAAAGTAATTTTGAAGAAATTGCCAATTTAATTATGAATGACCCTATGGGAGAATTCTACAAGCTAGATGAATTAATAGCTCAGATTAAAGAGCGACATGATGATAAATTCGGCAGAAATTACATAATAAAACATAGAGGCAAAATAATTTCAAATGCTTCTACAACCGCTGAAATAGACAATCTTGCAGTTTTATCCAATGTTATTACCGTTCCAGAATATCGGGGAGAAGGTCTTGCCACAATAGTTTGTAGTAAGTTATGCAACGATTTAATAGATGAGGGAAAAAAGGTATATTTAATTAATTATACTGAAGAATCAACTGGATTATATGATAAATTAGGATTTAAAATATCTTGCGAGATTGGAAAACTATCTTAA